The sequence below is a genomic window from Lycium ferocissimum isolate CSIRO_LF1 chromosome 9, AGI_CSIRO_Lferr_CH_V1, whole genome shotgun sequence.
CTGCTCCAACATTTTCCAACTTTGCAGACTACTGCAATGCCTAGGAATCTTCTGGCTTAAAAAACTCATAGTCATTAGACCTATGTGACTCTGAGAAAGGAATTTCTCTGCTGATTGAGCTTGATGAAGTTCTTGGCACCTCAAGAGTACAAAATCTGTTTGCTATGTGTTCCATAACTTAGCACAACCATTCATAGATTTATGTTTTCCCCAGTCAAGTTAATACGTCATTGTTTATCAGCCGGAGTTGTGATTAATGCTCCTACTGCATACTTTTATGCAGGTGATTGACTACAAAACTCAGCAAAACAGGCTCTTCCCCTTGTTGGCTTCTGCGTATGCCTTCAGATTTGTTGGTGAGTGGCTGAATTGGTTGTACACTGATGTTACACAAAGACTGCAAGCAAATGATTTCTCAACTTTGCCTGAGGCGCATGCATGTACCGCAGGGTTGAAGTCTTTGACCACCACTGCCACTGCTGTAAGTAATCTCCTAAGCAATCTTCATTTGTATTAGGATAAGATTAGCAATTaggttttcttcaatttgtggCTTGGACTGCTTATAAACAGTCAAATTTCTCTTGCCTAATCAAAAGAGAAATGTTAGTTTGGACCTGCTCTTCTCTTAAGCTGTTACTTGATTAAACAAAATGGAGGAAAAGCTATTCTctaagtgttgatttgaatcCAATATCACGCCATTTAACATAACATGCTTCTTGCATGATTGCGATTTTATTCCAGGATGGAATTGAAGAATGCCGAAAGTTATGTGGAGGTCATGGTTATCTTTGCAGCAGTGGGCTTCCAGAATTATTTGCCGTTTATGTCCCTGCCTGTACATACGAAGGAGATAATGTTGTGCTACAACTACAGGTAAACTAGATTTTGTACGGTTTGACATACCAGTTCTCAGTTTTTGTTTGTCTTCCACTCATCCAAAGGAAAAGATTAAAATCTTGCTTGTTTCCATTTTGTTCCAAAATTTTGAAGTCCTTTTAAAGGGATGGTGTGGAGTTGGAGATTCCTTTAGCTCAGCTGGTTCAGTAGTGGTCATTTAAGCTTGTCAATCATATTTACCTTTTTGGGCAGAtaatcatttttatataaattctTTAATCTTGAGTTTCTTAttgatctttaaaaaaaaaatctagcaGTTACAGAGTCTTGTTTCTGGTTTTCACATTTCAATTTAATCTTTTGTTAATAAAAATGGGAGAACCATCAAAGAAGAAGTATTGAGGAATTTCTGGAAAATGTAAAATTCTATTTTATAGTGCTTCCAATCTCCTGTACTTTTCCCTCCTTATCAAGATCTTCCAGAAGTTATAGATGTTTTATAATTTAGTCAATTGGTGGTTGGAACTAGAAAGTGTGCAGACTCTGAACCAAGGTACTTTTTGTCACTTTAAGTACTGAGATCATAATTGTTACAGAGGAGACTTAAGGTAATCTttttggaatggaggaagtagataaGAAAGAGTTGATGATAGCAGGTTGATTTCCATgaaattaatggatgaatttAAATGTTTATAGAATCAGGGACTTCAATATGGCGATTCTGTTGcgggtgttttttttttttttttttccctatttcTCTCCCAAAAGCAAGTCTCTTGACGTTAACTTGAATTATCTATATCGTAAATGAGCAAGTGAAGTGCAATAGATGCTTATCTAATTTATGAAGTCTTAATGCATGGACTTTTTATCCTAATATTATATTTAGATCCCGTTCTCCACTATGAACCATGCGGTGTTTCATGTAGGTTGCAAGGATTCTTATGAAGACTGTTTCGCAACTGGGCTCTGGAAAGAAGCCAGTGGGTACCATAGCTTATATGGGAAGAATTGAACACTTGATGCAATGTCGTTCTGATGTGAAACAAGGTAAAGTCCTTGCAGCTGATCCTTCATTGTCATAGTACTATTCGTTCTGAGAATACTTAAGGGGACGTTTGGTTGCTAGTTAGGAAGTGAGTTATTCACGTATTAAACCAACATAACTAGTACCACGTTTGGTAGCATTTTAGTTATTATGTATTAAACTCAGCACACCAAGTACGGTGTTTGGTTACCAATTTACAATCCCGCATagctaatacatgtataagttataagGAATTctatgtactccctccgtcccattttatatgaaggtgtttgacttgacacgaagtttaaaaaataaagtaagacttttgaaactcgtggtctaaaacaaaccataaaaatttgtgtggctagaaatcatttcataaagttgaattgttactaaatatagaaaggtgtcattctttttgggactgactaaaaaggaatgagtgtcatataaattaggacggagggagtattatttatgcAGGATAGAAGGTGGAATAACTAAACCCTGCATACCCATTCCCTGCATTACTAATatctgcataactctaaccagcaaccaaacggcCCCTATTCTAATCAGTTGCATTAGGAAAAGGATCCGCTTGTGATATTAGTACGTGTAATTTCCCCACTTTTGCTTGCATAATGTCAACCATGTGAGAAGGCCTGTTGTTTCGCCCTTCAAATATCCTCCTGTGTTTTCTGACCTACAAAAAGTTGGTTGCTTATTGTGGTTATTTCCATCTCCTGCAGCCAAGGACTGGCTGAAACCTAGTGCAATATTGGAAGCATTTGAAGCAAGGGCTGCCAGGATGTCTGTTGCTTGTGCTCAGAATCTTAGCAAGTTTGATAATCCAGAAGAAGGTACTCACTATCAAGTCTCTGCGGCTTTCTTTTTCACTTCTGTAAATTTTTATTACCGTCTAGTTTAAAGTTTCTGTATGAATTTTCAGCTGTCTTTTTCACGCAACAAAAAATCGATTTCTAACTTTCTTGCTTTGCCCTCCTTTCTTTAGGTTTTGCAGAACTAGCAGCTGATTTAGTTGAAGCAGCAGTTGCTCATTGTCAGTTGATTGTCGTCTCCAAGTAAGCTTCTTTACTGCATTCTCTTCCAGTAAAAAGCCTAACAATGTCATGACCCTGCGAACAAAAATTCATTCTTCATAAGTACTATAACTACAAACTGTCCAAATAGAAAGATCGCATAATTTACTGTATTGACTATTCGTTTTTAAGCTGTGTTTGGTTTGAATGATCAGTCTGCTTTTCAGCAATGTATTTAGCTGAAAATTGTGAGATCGTTAATAAGGAGGAGTTATTTTAGTTAGTCTTAATGCATGAACTGTATCTGCTTTAAGCTTCTCGGTATTGGAAATTTTACGGGGATTTATTGACAATGTTCTGGAATTTAGACATTTTGTTTACTAGTACTTCTTTTAGTAAACAAAATGTCTAAAGTGCAGGGACAGGTGATTAGACAGGGCATGGCACAgtttcagcttaccgaggacatgaccttacataggaggttgtggaggactcagattaggatagaaggctggGTTGCTTATCATTTCACCCTAGTAGTTGTAGTTTTGTTCATTCGTTAATTGGCATTTGATTTCTGCATTTGATTTCTGCTTACATTTGTTGGGCCttatactttgattatcttatttatctatggtagctaatgctcctttctttccagACTGTTCtatcatgactttctcgcttttgttattcctcgttttcatattgtttttgatATGCTTGTCCCTATATGACTTTTTGTCTtgtcttgttttctctcttgagccgaggatctttcggaaacagccgccctacctttcaaggtgggggttaggtctgcgtacactctaccctccccagaccccacattgtgggattatactgggcatgttgttgaagttgttgaaGTTTACTAATACTTCTTTTATCTCATTAAGGTTTATTGAGAAGCTGCAACAAAACATTCCCGGTCAAGGGATTAAGCAACAGCTGGAGGTGCTTTGTGGCATCTATTCGCTCTTCCTTCTTCACAAACATCAAGGAGATTTTCTCGGGACTGGCTATATCACCTCAAAGCAGGCGTCACTTGCTAATGAGCAGCTCAGAGCCTTGTATTCGCAGGTTCGTCTCGTTGAGAACTTGTTTTTGATTAAATgccaaaaatggtcccttatcttTGGTAGTAGGTTTAACAAAAGTGAGCACTTTGGTCTCCGTCAAATATTTACCAAACTATGATTTTGTTAAACTTAAGCGAaactattgatttttttttttaaccagaAGCACcaaaaatttccatcaaacttTGAGAAACCGCAACATAAAAAACTACATCAGACACAAGAAATGTtcaaaaataatagaaattgcACTTCAAAAAGTTTCACCAAACTCttgaaatagagaaaataacatCAACTGCAAAAGTTGTACTTCCAAATGTGAGTTCACGTTacatattttctattttcatatttccgATTAACTTTAACAATCAGAGTTTGATAAACATCTGATGGAGACTTAAGTGCTCATTTTTGTCAAACTTAAAGGATCAAAACTGTTCAAATGATACTTAAGGGACAATTTTTGTCATTTCTCACTTGTTCTCTGTCATTTGTGCTTGGAGAGTGAAGCTGTTTTTACTGATCTATTCCCCTCTTTAATATCAGCTTCGTCCAAATGCTATATCGCTTGTTGATGCATTTAACTATACCGATCACTACCTTGATTCAATTCTTGGACGTTATGATGGAAACGTGTATCCAAAACTGTATGAGGCTGCATGGAAGGATCCTCTTAATGAATCAAATGTAGCTGATGGCTTCCATGAATATATCAGGCCAATACTCAAGCAGCAACTACGAACTGCTAGGCTGTGAAGCAAGAACTGCAGCAAATATACACATGATTAGAACTGTTGTATTGTGCTGTGCTAATaaactaaaatttgaaaatgtcATCTCCTTTTGGATGATGGTATCCTTTATGACTGACTTATTAAGTGGTGATTGAGCAGCAATATATCTTGTTGAATAAGATATATTGAACTCTTGAAAGGAAACTGTAATGCATGCTCTATGCATTTTTTCCTCCCAGAATTATGAAAGAAAACagaagattaattttttttcctcaaaatgAGTTCACATGATTTTTGGAGCCTTTTATTTTAACAAGCATCCTATTTGATCTGTATGATTTAATTTCACACACAAGCACGCACCCATGTGGGAGTGTGTATCATTGTATTTTATGGCTTAAATACTATGTAATACTTTCACACACGAGACGCATGTGCCAGTGTATCATGCTATTTTATGACTTAAAAAATGTAATACTCTCACACAGAGACACATGTGCGAGTGTATCATGCTATTTTATGACTTCAaacgtttggttggaaacaacttatcccgggataagttattccgggattagttattccaccctcaaggtgggataaaaaaaCACTATAATCTCGGGATTAATTATCCcgagtttttttttcaatcaaacGTGGGCTAAGGCGGCACTAATTTTTATCTCAAgattatttttgcttatccatcataccaaacgagctctcacacacacacatgtgcGAGTGGATCAGGCTGTTTTATGACTTCAAAATGTGCAATACTTTTACACCCGTGGGAGTGGATCATGCTGTTTTATGACTTCAACATGTAATGCTTATTTCTAAtgactttccttttttttttttcttgttcttctggtaaataaattttttattaccAGTGAAGAAATTACAACACATGCAATTGAGACAAATCAGTTCCCACTCAATAAAAAGTACAACAGAATCAACCTGACATTAACCAATTGAAATATGTACAAATCTGGATACTTTTGAACGAGTCCCAGCACAACCGGTAGCTATAATAATCTACCCTACCCAAAACTTGCTAACATGAAGCTTCATGGGTAAAAGTTCAACTCTCTCATTCTGCTAGCTAACTTTAGGCTTAATAATATCAGTAGCTTGCTCCATATGAAGCTAGAAAAAGAATATTGGAAGAAAAGTTGATCTATGCTTTCATCTTCAATACTACATAAAGGATATAGTTTTCTCTCAACTATATATCCCCGACTGCATACCCCTGTCCCTTGTGTATAATCTTCCATGTCATATCAACAGTAGTTGGAAATTCCACTTAGGTGCCCCAATTTTCATACAAGTCATCCTCCTCCAGGGGACTTTATGAAAGTCACCTCTCAATTTAACTTACATTGTCTGGATATTTCTCCATTTTACATACATTGACTGTGGTCAATCAAATTATAACTGTGGTCAATCAAACATGACATTGAAATTTACTACAAAAAAATAGCTATTGTAATTATTGtcttatatactccctccgt
It includes:
- the LOC132030346 gene encoding peroxisomal acyl-coenzyme A oxidase 1-like, with the translated sequence MEGVDYLADERKKAEFDVDEMKIVWAGSRYNFELADRISKLVANDPGFSKEGRTMLPRKELFKNTLRKAAYAWKRIIDLRLSEEEATQLRRWVDEPAFTDLHWGMFIPAIKGQGTDEQQKKWLPLAYKMQIIGCYAQTELGHGSNVQGLETTATFDPQTDEFVIHSPTLTSSKWWPGGLGKVSTHGVVYARLITDGKDYGINGFIVQLRSLEDHKPLPGITVGDIGMKFGNGAYNTMDNGVLRFDHVRIPRDQMLMRVSQVTKEGKFVQSDIPRQLLYGTMVYVRQTIVADASIAMSRAVCIATRYSAVRRQFGSQNGGKETQVIDYKTQQNRLFPLLASAYAFRFVGEWLNWLYTDVTQRLQANDFSTLPEAHACTAGLKSLTTTATADGIEECRKLCGGHGYLCSSGLPELFAVYVPACTYEGDNVVLQLQVARILMKTVSQLGSGKKPVGTIAYMGRIEHLMQCRSDVKQAKDWLKPSAILEAFEARAARMSVACAQNLSKFDNPEEGFAELAADLVEAAVAHCQLIVVSKFIEKLQQNIPGQGIKQQLEVLCGIYSLFLLHKHQGDFLGTGYITSKQASLANEQLRALYSQLRPNAISLVDAFNYTDHYLDSILGRYDGNVYPKLYEAAWKDPLNESNVADGFHEYIRPILKQQLRTARL